The Achromobacter pestifer genome includes a region encoding these proteins:
- a CDS encoding LysR family transcriptional regulator: MQWTLEQLRHFAAAAESGSFSAAARRLGRAQSAVSTSVGLLEADLGVELFDRSRRNATLTAAGEVMLQEALELLRQAGALEQRALSFAAGREARLAIALDEGLPYLVADQLLKELAERYPALELTQLNGTATEVADYVEQGRASLAFQFDRGDPGSAYAHRHLGNVAQGIFVAQGHPLAALPEVGRNDLARHRQLLMQMDGVDQVVLSPSVWRADSSYNIAAMAANGVGWAILPLNIGEYQGFSNELVSVRCADLFLPMLSVRTLWLRGGSLSETELWLQQRMGQLLAGTQAQP; the protein is encoded by the coding sequence ATGCAATGGACGTTGGAACAGCTGCGCCATTTCGCCGCCGCGGCCGAATCCGGATCGTTCTCGGCGGCCGCGCGGCGCCTGGGCCGGGCGCAGTCCGCGGTCAGTACTTCGGTGGGCCTGCTGGAAGCGGACCTGGGCGTGGAGCTGTTCGACCGGTCGCGGCGCAACGCCACCCTGACCGCCGCCGGCGAGGTCATGCTGCAGGAGGCGCTGGAACTGCTGCGGCAGGCCGGCGCGCTGGAGCAGCGCGCCTTGTCCTTTGCCGCCGGGCGCGAAGCGCGCCTGGCCATCGCGCTGGACGAAGGCCTGCCTTACCTGGTGGCCGACCAGTTGCTCAAGGAACTGGCCGAACGCTATCCGGCACTGGAGCTGACCCAGCTCAACGGCACCGCGACGGAGGTCGCCGACTACGTGGAGCAGGGCCGCGCCAGCCTGGCCTTCCAGTTCGATCGCGGCGATCCCGGCAGCGCCTACGCGCATCGCCATCTGGGCAATGTGGCGCAGGGCATCTTCGTGGCCCAGGGCCATCCGCTGGCCGCGCTGCCCGAGGTCGGGCGCAACGACCTGGCGCGCCACCGCCAGTTGCTCATGCAGATGGATGGCGTCGACCAGGTGGTGCTGAGCCCGTCGGTGTGGCGGGCCGACAGCAGCTACAACATCGCCGCCATGGCGGCCAATGGCGTGGGCTGGGCCATCCTGCCGCTGAACATCGGCGAATACCAGGGTTTCAGCAACGAGCTCGTCAGCGTGCGCTGCGCGGACCTGTTCCTGCCCATGCTGTCCGTGCGCACGCTATGGTTGCGAGGCGGCAGCCTGAGTGAAACGGAGCTATGGCTGCAGCAGCGCATGGGCCAGCTGCTGGCGGGGACGCAGGCCCAGCCGTAG
- a CDS encoding short chain dehydrogenase — protein sequence MKIILIGATGTIGRAVAQELGQRHDIIAVGKSRGEHQVDVTQSDSIRALFERVGKVDAIVSTTGSLHFGPLAEMTAEQFKIGLHDKLLGQVDLALIGQHYVNEGGSITLTSGILTDEPIRYGANASAVNAAIDGFVRGAAVELRGIRINSVSPTVLTESLDAYGPYFQGFESAPASRVALAYSRSVEGAQTGRVFRVW from the coding sequence ATGAAAATCATCCTGATCGGCGCCACCGGCACCATCGGCCGCGCGGTCGCCCAAGAACTGGGCCAGCGCCATGACATCATCGCCGTGGGCAAATCCCGCGGCGAGCACCAGGTCGACGTGACCCAGAGCGACAGCATCCGTGCCTTGTTCGAGCGGGTGGGCAAGGTGGACGCCATCGTCTCCACCACGGGCAGCCTGCACTTCGGGCCGTTGGCGGAAATGACGGCCGAGCAGTTCAAGATCGGCCTGCACGACAAGCTGCTGGGCCAGGTGGACCTGGCGCTGATCGGCCAGCATTACGTCAACGAGGGCGGTTCCATCACGCTCACCAGCGGCATCCTGACCGATGAGCCCATCCGCTACGGCGCCAACGCGTCCGCGGTGAATGCGGCCATCGACGGCTTCGTGCGCGGCGCCGCGGTGGAACTGCGCGGCATCCGCATCAACTCGGTCAGCCCCACGGTCCTGACGGAATCGCTGGATGCCTATGGCCCGTACTTCCAGGGTTTCGAATCCGCGCCCGCCAGCCGTGTTGCGCTGGCCTACAGCCGCAGCGTGGAAGGCGCGCAGACCGGACGCGTGTTCCGGGTGTGGTGA
- a CDS encoding MFS transporter, which yields MQRTEPNAVATAAPGRWLVLAIVSSALLLIVVDMTVLYTALPRMTHELQVNASEKLWIVNIYALVVSGLLLGMGTLGDRLGHKRLFMAGLVVFGIASLAAAYSPGAATLIAARALLAVGAAMMMPATLSILRLTFADERERAVAIGVWASVASGGAAAGPVVGGVLLEHFWWGSVFLINVPIVLLALPLAWRLIPASRPDASRPWDLLGSLQVMAGLILCAYALKELGKTDPSWRDAGLACAAGAAMLAVFVRRQRARPYPLIDFAIFRNLSFSSAVAAALFAAAALLGMELVFSQRLQLVMGMSPLEAALFILPLSLAAFIAGPLAGWLLGRVNSATMLFLSLLVSGLGMTGYLLSYDATLLPQMVSLCVLGAGIGATMTAASSTIMQSATPERAGMAASIEEVSYELGGALGVTLMGSILSGVYARTLSVPEGLSQSALARDSLDQALIVADGLSSDLGLALTRLAKTAFDTGYAAVIATAAAMLLVTAGFVLFNRRRMAA from the coding sequence ATGCAGCGGACTGAACCGAACGCTGTCGCCACGGCCGCGCCCGGCCGCTGGCTGGTGCTGGCCATCGTGTCCAGCGCCTTGCTGTTGATCGTGGTGGACATGACCGTCCTCTACACCGCCCTGCCCCGGATGACGCACGAATTGCAGGTCAACGCGTCGGAAAAGCTGTGGATCGTGAACATCTATGCGCTGGTCGTGTCCGGCCTGCTGCTGGGCATGGGCACGCTGGGCGACCGCCTGGGCCACAAGCGCCTGTTCATGGCGGGGCTGGTCGTGTTCGGCATCGCCTCGCTGGCCGCGGCCTACTCGCCCGGCGCGGCCACGCTGATCGCGGCGCGCGCGCTGCTGGCCGTGGGCGCGGCCATGATGATGCCGGCCACCCTGTCCATCCTGCGCCTGACCTTCGCCGACGAACGCGAACGCGCCGTCGCCATCGGCGTGTGGGCCTCGGTGGCCTCGGGCGGCGCCGCGGCAGGCCCGGTGGTGGGCGGCGTGCTGCTGGAGCATTTCTGGTGGGGTTCCGTGTTCCTCATCAACGTGCCCATCGTGCTGCTGGCCCTGCCGCTGGCCTGGCGCCTGATCCCGGCCAGCCGCCCGGACGCCTCGCGGCCCTGGGACCTGCTGGGCTCGCTGCAAGTGATGGCCGGCCTGATCCTGTGCGCCTACGCGCTGAAGGAACTGGGCAAGACCGACCCGTCCTGGCGCGATGCCGGCCTGGCCTGCGCGGCGGGCGCGGCCATGCTCGCCGTGTTCGTGCGGCGCCAGCGCGCGCGGCCCTATCCGCTGATCGACTTCGCCATCTTCCGCAACCTCAGCTTCAGCTCGGCCGTGGCGGCCGCCCTGTTTGCCGCCGCCGCGCTGCTGGGCATGGAACTGGTGTTCAGCCAGCGGCTGCAGCTGGTCATGGGCATGTCGCCGTTGGAAGCCGCGCTCTTCATCCTGCCGCTGTCGCTGGCCGCGTTCATCGCCGGCCCGCTGGCAGGCTGGCTGCTGGGCCGCGTCAACAGCGCCACCATGCTGTTCCTGTCGCTGCTGGTCTCGGGCCTGGGCATGACGGGCTATCTGCTGAGCTACGACGCGACGCTGCTGCCGCAAATGGTCAGCCTGTGCGTGCTGGGCGCGGGCATAGGCGCCACCATGACGGCGGCGTCCAGCACCATCATGCAAAGCGCCACGCCCGAGCGCGCCGGCATGGCGGCCTCGATCGAAGAGGTCTCCTACGAGCTGGGCGGGGCCTTGGGCGTCACCTTGATGGGCTCCATCCTGTCCGGCGTCTACGCCCGCACGCTGTCGGTGCCGGAAGGCCTGTCCCAGTCCGCCCTGGCGCGCGACAGCCTGGACCAGGCGCTGATCGTCGCCGACGGCCTGTCGTCCGACCTGGGCCTGGCGTTGACGCGCCTGGCCAAGACGGCGTTCGACACCGGCTATGCCGCCGTCATCGCCACCGCGGCGGCGATGCTGCTGGTCACGGCGGGATTCGTGCTGTTCAACCGCAGGCGCATGGCGGCCTGA
- a CDS encoding LysR family transcriptional regulator yields MDRLLSMEVFVAVVELGSLTAAAARHEMSPAMAAKHIKGLEARLGLRLLNRTTRRQSLTEAGQAYFARCKVILSDIRDAEQGAEAMRSAPRGHLRITSTVTFGSFALAPAIADYLSEFPDVSVDLALSDAVEDVVASRYDLAVRIGEPADSSLVARKIGRYQMIICAAPAYLQRHGTPETAGDLARHQCLDFSYWNRRTGWRLNSEDGGAAYPAGRFVSNNGQALRQAALAGFGIVLQPELLLAEDVRAGRLVPILESAWPIARPITLLYPKDRKALPKLTTFVEFMVQRFTRPTK; encoded by the coding sequence ATGGACCGCTTGCTCAGCATGGAAGTCTTCGTGGCGGTCGTCGAACTGGGCAGCCTGACCGCCGCGGCCGCCCGCCACGAAATGTCGCCCGCCATGGCGGCCAAGCACATCAAGGGGCTGGAAGCGCGGCTGGGCTTGAGGCTGCTGAACCGCACCACGCGCCGCCAGAGCCTGACCGAAGCCGGCCAGGCCTATTTCGCGCGCTGCAAGGTGATCCTGTCGGACATCCGCGACGCCGAACAAGGCGCCGAGGCCATGCGCTCGGCGCCGCGCGGCCATCTGCGCATTACCTCCACCGTGACCTTCGGCTCCTTCGCGCTGGCGCCCGCCATCGCCGACTACCTGTCCGAGTTTCCCGACGTCAGCGTGGACCTCGCGCTCAGCGATGCCGTCGAGGACGTGGTGGCCTCGCGCTACGACCTGGCGGTGCGCATCGGCGAACCCGCCGATTCCAGTCTGGTCGCGCGCAAGATCGGGCGCTACCAGATGATCATCTGCGCGGCGCCGGCCTATCTGCAGCGCCATGGCACGCCTGAGACGGCGGGCGACCTGGCGCGCCATCAATGCCTGGATTTCTCCTACTGGAACCGCCGCACCGGCTGGCGCCTGAACTCGGAGGATGGCGGCGCGGCCTACCCCGCCGGCCGCTTCGTGTCGAACAATGGCCAGGCGCTCAGGCAGGCGGCGCTGGCAGGATTCGGCATCGTGCTGCAGCCGGAGCTGCTGCTGGCCGAAGACGTGCGCGCCGGCCGGCTGGTCCCTATCCTTGAATCCGCCTGGCCCATCGCCCGGCCGATCACGCTGCTGTATCCCAAGGACCGCAAGGCCTTGCCCAAGCTCACGACCTTCGTGGAGTTCATGGTGCAGAGGTTCACTCGGCCAACCAAGTAG
- a CDS encoding DUF1254 domain-containing protein, translated as MALKAICSALAAASLLGGCGTTAPPAAQSSRYDQLSRIPLQEGYLSNADSAALKDELLFQRAVQSYLWALPALNIYAMKEGSERQFGKGYNILPVWKERLNANTLVTTPNSDVIYAMGYLDLKQDGPMVLDVPPGLQGILDDFFQRPICNPAPVAEKTWYPEPYSKNIWCGDVGLPGPDKGKGGKYLVIPPDYQGKIPKGYIVYQSRTYNVFVFWRAFFKDPANLAEPVELIARTRIYPLGQQASAKPMQFPDGSKAAPNMLYPADGSAFDMLSRFIDSEYVDPTDADMRGMLASIGIIKGQPFKPDARTREILDQAGKTAFRIGRAVAYDPPPIVPNTRWYANRKWVNPFPANTEFTGPSFKYLDMRAGFFALAYSASPAMAVSMAGMGAKYPVAFEDADGKPLSGGQSYRLHLPKDIPAGIFWSVTVYRPETASGLANGQPFPSINTMDKPAANPDGSTDIYFGPAEPAGHGRNWLKTVPGSGFFVILRLYGPKQEFFDQSWKPSDIERLK; from the coding sequence ATGGCGCTCAAGGCAATTTGTTCGGCATTGGCCGCGGCTTCACTGCTTGGGGGTTGCGGCACGACCGCGCCGCCGGCCGCGCAGTCCTCCCGCTACGACCAGCTCTCCCGGATTCCCCTGCAGGAAGGTTATCTTTCCAATGCCGACTCCGCGGCGCTCAAGGACGAGTTGCTGTTTCAACGCGCGGTCCAAAGCTATCTGTGGGCGCTGCCGGCGCTGAACATCTACGCGATGAAGGAAGGCTCCGAACGGCAGTTCGGCAAGGGCTACAACATTCTTCCGGTCTGGAAGGAACGTCTCAACGCCAACACCCTGGTCACGACGCCCAATTCCGACGTGATTTATGCGATGGGTTACCTGGATCTGAAACAGGACGGGCCCATGGTGCTCGACGTGCCTCCAGGCCTGCAAGGCATCCTCGACGACTTCTTCCAACGCCCGATCTGCAACCCGGCGCCCGTGGCCGAAAAAACCTGGTACCCGGAACCCTATTCAAAGAACATCTGGTGCGGCGACGTCGGGCTGCCCGGCCCTGACAAGGGCAAGGGCGGAAAGTACCTCGTCATTCCGCCGGATTACCAAGGCAAGATTCCGAAGGGCTACATCGTCTACCAATCGCGCACCTACAACGTCTTCGTATTCTGGCGCGCGTTCTTCAAGGATCCCGCCAATCTTGCGGAACCGGTGGAGCTGATCGCCCGGACCAGGATCTATCCTTTGGGCCAGCAGGCCTCGGCCAAGCCCATGCAGTTCCCGGATGGCTCCAAGGCCGCGCCCAACATGCTGTACCCGGCCGACGGCTCGGCCTTCGACATGTTGTCGCGCTTCATCGACAGCGAGTATGTGGATCCAACCGACGCCGACATGCGCGGCATGTTGGCCAGCATCGGCATCATCAAGGGACAGCCGTTCAAGCCCGACGCCCGCACCCGTGAGATCCTGGACCAGGCGGGCAAGACCGCATTCAGGATAGGCCGCGCGGTCGCCTATGATCCGCCGCCCATCGTGCCGAACACGCGCTGGTATGCCAACCGCAAATGGGTCAACCCCTTCCCTGCCAACACCGAGTTCACCGGACCATCGTTCAAGTACCTGGACATGCGCGCCGGGTTCTTCGCGCTGGCGTACTCGGCCAGTCCGGCCATGGCCGTGAGCATGGCCGGCATGGGCGCCAAGTATCCGGTCGCCTTCGAGGATGCCGACGGCAAGCCGCTGTCGGGAGGCCAATCCTACAGGCTGCATCTGCCCAAGGACATTCCCGCCGGCATCTTCTGGTCCGTGACCGTCTACCGCCCCGAAACCGCGTCCGGGCTGGCCAATGGGCAGCCCTTCCCGTCCATCAACACCATGGACAAGCCGGCCGCCAACCCGGACGGCTCGACCGACATCTATTTCGGGCCGGCCGAGCCCGCCGGGCATGGCAGGAACTGGCTCAAGACCGTGCCCGGCTCAGGCTTCTTCGTGATTCTTCGCTTGTATGGCCCGAAGCAGGAATTCTTCGACCAGAGCTGGAAGCCCAGCGACATCGAAAGGCTGAAGTAG
- a CDS encoding GntR family transcriptional regulator has translation MSQEVRPDPSADDIAKEISAAIVAHKLPPGTRLREEALAGVYQVSRTKIRAALLMLSKDKLINIVPDKGAFVSKPDANEAREVYAVRRILEAALAREFVARATAADYRHIDAHLAAERRALEGGDVQERNRLLGHFHILLAETVGNSVLTGMLRELSARSAVITVLYQSSHDASCSSQEHHAFIEAARAGDADRACALMDAHLEHVQTALNFKDGGRRGGDLVSALLS, from the coding sequence ATGTCCCAGGAAGTCCGCCCCGACCCCAGCGCCGACGATATCGCCAAGGAAATCTCGGCGGCCATCGTCGCGCACAAGCTGCCGCCGGGCACGCGGCTGCGCGAGGAGGCGCTGGCGGGCGTGTACCAGGTCAGCCGGACCAAGATCCGCGCCGCGCTGCTGATGCTGTCCAAGGACAAGCTGATCAACATCGTGCCGGACAAGGGCGCGTTCGTGAGCAAGCCGGACGCGAACGAGGCGCGCGAAGTCTATGCGGTGCGGCGCATCCTGGAAGCGGCGCTGGCGCGCGAATTCGTGGCGCGCGCAACGGCTGCCGACTACCGCCACATCGACGCGCATCTGGCCGCGGAGCGCCGCGCGCTGGAAGGCGGCGACGTGCAGGAGCGCAATCGGCTGCTCGGACACTTCCACATCCTGCTGGCCGAGACCGTGGGCAATTCCGTGCTGACGGGGATGCTGCGCGAACTCTCGGCCCGCAGCGCCGTCATCACCGTGCTGTATCAAAGTTCGCACGATGCCAGCTGCTCGTCGCAGGAGCACCATGCCTTCATCGAGGCCGCCCGCGCGGGCGATGCCGACCGCGCCTGCGCACTGATGGACGCGCATCTGGAACACGTGCAGACGGCGCTGAACTTCAAGGACGGCGGCCGCCGCGGCGGCGACCTCGTCAGCGCGCTGCTCAGCTGA
- a CDS encoding MFS transporter translates to MSASTPAPSAAPSAELTPQAQRGNIARLTITQALAGANAVVVYATGAIVGDMLAPDKALATLPISIFVVGMAACILPMGAIARRHGRRAAFLTGTACGVLVGLLAAAAIVLSSFWLFCLGTFFGGAYAAVVLSFRFAAADGVSPARRARALSFVMGGGVLAGVVGPQLVTYTMYLWPAHMFAATYLVQAAVAAVSALVLMGVRLPMPSAAEVAGGRPLGLIARQPRFITAVVCGAVSYLLMNFLMTAAPLAMHLCGHSQESANLGLQWHVIAMYGPSFFTGRLITRFGAGRIVTAGLALTGLSAAIGLTGIDVAHFWVTLVLLGLGWNFGFVGASALVLECHRPEEKTRVQSLNDFIIFGTMAVGSFASGGLLAAYDWATVLWVSFIPLAIAAVALLAGATRSREQA, encoded by the coding sequence TTGTCCGCATCAACCCCGGCGCCATCGGCAGCGCCCAGCGCTGAACTCACGCCGCAGGCGCAGCGCGGCAACATCGCCAGGCTCACGATCACCCAGGCGCTGGCGGGCGCCAACGCCGTCGTGGTCTACGCCACCGGCGCGATCGTCGGCGACATGCTGGCGCCGGACAAGGCGCTGGCGACCCTGCCCATTTCCATTTTCGTGGTCGGCATGGCCGCCTGCATCCTCCCCATGGGCGCCATCGCCAGGCGCCATGGCCGCCGGGCGGCGTTTCTCACCGGTACCGCCTGCGGCGTGCTGGTCGGCCTGCTGGCCGCCGCGGCCATCGTGCTGAGCTCATTCTGGCTGTTCTGCCTGGGCACCTTCTTCGGCGGCGCCTACGCGGCCGTCGTGCTGTCGTTCCGCTTCGCGGCGGCCGACGGCGTGTCCCCCGCCAGGCGCGCCCGCGCCCTGTCCTTCGTAATGGGCGGCGGCGTGCTGGCCGGCGTGGTCGGCCCGCAGCTGGTCACGTACACGATGTACCTGTGGCCCGCCCACATGTTCGCGGCGACCTATCTTGTGCAGGCGGCGGTGGCGGCGGTCTCGGCCCTGGTCCTGATGGGCGTGCGCCTGCCCATGCCCAGCGCGGCCGAAGTCGCGGGTGGGCGGCCGCTGGGCTTGATCGCGCGCCAGCCGCGCTTCATCACGGCGGTGGTCTGCGGCGCCGTCTCCTACTTGCTGATGAACTTCCTGATGACCGCCGCGCCGCTGGCCATGCATCTTTGCGGCCATTCCCAGGAAAGCGCCAACCTGGGCCTGCAATGGCACGTCATCGCCATGTACGGCCCCAGCTTCTTCACGGGCCGCCTCATCACGCGTTTCGGCGCCGGACGCATCGTCACCGCGGGCCTGGCGCTCACCGGCCTGTCGGCGGCCATCGGCCTCACCGGCATCGACGTGGCCCATTTCTGGGTCACATTGGTCCTGCTGGGCCTGGGCTGGAACTTCGGCTTCGTGGGCGCGTCGGCGCTGGTGCTGGAATGCCATCGACCCGAGGAAAAGACCCGGGTGCAGTCGCTCAACGACTTCATCATCTTCGGCACCATGGCGGTCGGCTCCTTCGCCTCCGGCGGCCTGCTGGCCGCCTACGACTGGGCGACGGTGCTGTGGGTGTCGTTCATCCCCCTGGCCATCGCGGCGGTCGCGTTGCTGGCCGGCGCCACCAGGAGCCGCGAACAGGCTTGA
- a CDS encoding MerR family transcriptional regulator: protein MQLKVGELARRSGLTVRTLHHYHAIGLLTPSARADNGYRLYGRSDIARLHQIQALRRFGLPLAEIGAYLDQPDTPMDEIIAKQIAMLDRQIQQASRLRERLAQLQGQLAQGREPELADWLTTLELMTMYDKYFSPDELARLPMYRSNQNGDADWLALIKEVQAQMDGGVPPEDAQPRALAMRWMTLLLRDTNRDPRLLVKLNRMHEQEPAMQAHIGVSRALRDYVLQAFSESKLRIYEKYLTPDEARYMREHYGDRIGEWPQLMAEVRDALDAGAAPDSATALALARRWLDLFRSYAGHDPATQAKFRHALMTEPELTAGTWTDDATLSFMRQAMGALAAAR, encoded by the coding sequence GTGCAACTGAAAGTAGGAGAACTGGCCAGGCGGAGCGGACTGACGGTCCGCACGCTGCACCACTATCACGCGATCGGGCTGCTCACGCCTTCGGCGCGCGCCGACAACGGCTATCGGCTGTATGGCCGCAGCGACATCGCCCGGCTGCATCAGATCCAGGCGCTGCGCCGCTTCGGATTGCCGCTGGCTGAGATCGGCGCTTATCTGGACCAGCCCGACACTCCCATGGACGAGATCATCGCCAAGCAGATCGCGATGCTCGATCGCCAGATCCAACAGGCCTCCCGGCTGCGCGAGCGTCTCGCCCAGCTGCAGGGGCAGTTGGCGCAAGGCAGGGAACCGGAACTGGCCGATTGGCTCACCACTCTGGAACTCATGACCATGTACGACAAATACTTTTCCCCCGATGAACTGGCCCGTCTGCCCATGTACCGCAGCAACCAGAATGGCGACGCCGACTGGCTCGCGCTGATCAAGGAGGTGCAGGCGCAGATGGACGGCGGCGTCCCGCCCGAGGATGCGCAGCCGCGAGCACTGGCCATGCGCTGGATGACCCTGCTGCTGCGCGACACCAATCGCGACCCGCGCCTGCTGGTCAAGCTGAACCGGATGCACGAACAGGAGCCGGCGATGCAGGCGCACATCGGCGTCTCGCGGGCCTTGCGCGACTACGTGCTGCAGGCCTTCTCGGAAAGCAAGCTGCGGATCTACGAGAAGTACCTCACTCCGGACGAGGCCCGCTACATGCGCGAGCACTACGGCGACCGCATCGGCGAATGGCCGCAGCTGATGGCCGAGGTGCGCGATGCGCTCGACGCAGGCGCGGCGCCGGACTCCGCCACCGCGCTGGCGCTGGCCCGGCGCTGGCTGGACCTGTTCCGCAGCTATGCCGGCCACGACCCCGCCACCCAGGCGAAATTCCGCCATGCGCTGATGACCGAGCCCGAGCTCACCGCCGGCACCTGGACCGACGACGCCACCCTGTCATTCATGCGGCAGGCCATGGGCGCGCTGGCGGCGGCGCGCTAG